CTTGTTCCCCAGATGGGAGGAGGAAATGTGAGTGCCCCTGAATCACCTGAAACTGAAAGTACCACCCAGTGTTCAGATTCTGAGAGCTAAGTTTTGTGGTGATGGCATATGCATGTCAAAACGCTGAACTCCCTGTTGCTGAATTGCCTTTCTgtcaggaggagaaggctcgggTGATCCAGACTCTGCTGTTCGTCGCCGGCATCAACACCTTGTGCCAGTCATTCTTTGGGACTCGTCTCCCTGCAGTGATGGGTGGATCTTACACCGTCGTTGCGCCGACCATTTCCATCATCATGGCCGGCCGCTACAGCAACGAAACAGACCCTCATCAGGTAACTCCCCTGTTGCTTGGTCTACAGGATCGCCATTGTCACATGCCCTGTATGATTTTCTAGTAAAGTTCACAAGACTTGCGTCACTACTTTTAGAAATTCCTGCGGACTATGCGAGGAACGCAAGGTGCTCTCATCATCGCATCGACAATTCAGATCATACTTGGTTTCAGTGGCCTCTGGCGCAATGTTGTTAGGTAGGGATCATGATTCCTATTTGTAAATTCTGCTAGCGCATTCTATGATTGTAGAATTTCAGTTTGCAGTTTTAGTGCCATTGCAAATTGTATTAGTTCAGTTTGTAGATTGACGAGAGCGAACTCCTTTCGCAGATTTCTAAGTCCATTGTCTGCTGTTCCTCTGATCTCGCTAGCTGGATTTGGGCTCTATGAGCTTGGTTTTCCAGGGGTAAGCATTAGTGTGCTACTAATAAGGTGTGGTTGTTGCTTGATTCATTCATAATCCTTGCTCCCGTCACTGGAACACTAACTATAGGATTCATTCGGTTTCAGGTTGCCAAGTGTGTGGAAATTGGGCTCCCAGAAATCATTCTAATGCTCATATTTTCTCAGGTACGTATCATTTGTTCTGCCTTTCTATACACTTAATAACCATTATAGCAGAAGTCATGTACTAATGTGTTTTTTTCTACATGGGCAGTATTTACCTCATGCTATTCATGTGGCAAAGCCTGTGTTTGACCGATTTTCTGTAATCTTCACCATTGCTATTGTATGGCTGTATGCATACATTCTTACTGCCAGTGGTGCGTACAAGAATGCCCGAACAAAGACACAAGTGCATTGCCGTGTTGACCGCTCTGGACTTATAAGTGGAGCACCTTGGTAAGAAATTTGTCATCATTGCCTTTTGTTTAGACCCTTGTTTtggtaaaaaaattattttaggaGTGCTGAAAAAATATTGTAGGATTAATGTCCCGTACCCTTTCCAATGGGGAGCTCCAACATTTGATGCTGGTGAATGTTTTGCGATGATGATGGCCTCATTCATTGCTCTTGTGGAGGTTTGTCTGTGCAGCTTTACTGAATAGTAAAAAAGATAAGTGGGTGACAATTAACGTCCTAACAGGCAGTATGCTGCTCTTTCAGTCAACTGGGACCTTCATCGCGGTGTCAAGATACGCAAGTGCGACTATGATACCTCCCTCTGTTCTTGGTCGTGGCATTGGTTGGCAGGTAACTGAGTTGATTATCGTATACTGTAAACTTCATTTTCTTCTCACTAGTTTTGTTGTGGTCAAAATTGGGTTTCATGAACTG
The genomic region above belongs to Setaria italica strain Yugu1 chromosome VI, Setaria_italica_v2.0, whole genome shotgun sequence and contains:
- the LOC101775318 gene encoding nucleobase-ascorbate transporter 6 codes for the protein MAGGGAAPPPKQEELQPHPVKDQLPSVFFCITSPPPWPEAIILGFQHYIVMLGTSVIIPSALVPQMGGGNEEKARVIQTLLFVAGINTLCQSFFGTRLPAVMGGSYTVVAPTISIIMAGRYSNETDPHQKFLRTMRGTQGALIIASTIQIILGFSGLWRNVVRFLSPLSAVPLISLAGFGLYELGFPGVAKCVEIGLPEIILMLIFSQYLPHAIHVAKPVFDRFSVIFTIAIVWLYAYILTASGAYKNARTKTQVHCRVDRSGLISGAPWINVPYPFQWGAPTFDAGECFAMMMASFIALVESTGTFIAVSRYASATMIPPSVLGRGIGWQGIGTLLGAFFGTANGTAVSVENAGLLALTHVGSRRVVQISAGFMIFFSILGKFGAIFASIPLPIFAALYCIFFAYIGACGLSFLQFCNLNSFRTKFILGFSLFMGLSVPQYFNEYTSVAGYGPVHTGARWFNDMINVPFSSKPFVAVLVAFFLDNTIQRRDTAVRRDRGYHWWDKFRSFKTDSRSEEFYSLPFNLNKFFPSV